The DNA sequence tttttcatctgAACTATATGTAATGAAACAACAATTAGGCAACATAAGCTGGCCAACATTAtctagtaaaatatatttatatatatatataagcaaattgcatcaaattaattttttacttacataaaaaaaaaaaaaagtattacttACTTGAACTCTCTAAAAACTAActttagttttttctttgttgctAGATTTGATCATAGTACCTTAGATAAAAAGCTAgctagtattttttattattattattatcattatttatacaatatatgtataaataatggGCATAAGAGCATTTCAAATGGCATTGCATTTTTTCATTGCAATGCCAAAAAATAGTATAGTTGTGGTTTATGTGCACTCCAATAGCACGTTCGAAAAAATATCAATTGCATTTTCGTTTCAAAATTTGGTTTGACACAATAAGCCAATTGACATTTTTGCTAGCTAACTCCACTGTAATAAAATAGCTTTGTTGTGATTTGACATCTATGCCGGGCCAAAAAGTAGCATAGTTATGGTTTGACAATTATACAATGTCAAAAACGAGCATAGTTAATCTAGTTGTAGTTTATGTACTTTTCAATGCCAGGTTTCAAAAAATATGAATGGCATTTTTGGTGTCAAATTTGATTTGACATCAAATAGCCAATAGACATTTTTTGCAACTGAACTTCAATGATTCAcactattaaataatataatttttaatttttaattttttttttcaattattaaagTTAAAGGAAATAGAACCTaggttaatatattaatatagttaaataaaatatatatttaccaatgttattattttttttttaatcatatgttTTTGGAAGAGTAATGTCAAAATTTAGTATTGATATTCAAATTTACTATTGAAGATGATAtatcaatgttaaaatttaaaaatactaataataaaatataatttaacattgAAGATATTTTAATTAGCTTGTCAATGCTTATAAATCTTCGAGTATACTTAATTAAAAACTTGGATGATTCGTGAAATATGTTAGATAGATTGAAAGCTTCCATTTTGTATTATTGGGTATGGGAtcgaaagggtaaaaaaaatattactattattattattattattattattgttatatattttttttagcagaattatattgcaaaaaatagaaagatTCTCTTGACGTCAACGGTGCACGTTCACCAAGATTTTTATCCTCTGCGACGGGAAACAGtcaaataaatccaaaaaactgaaaagaagaaacataaaaaataaataataaataataataataataataattttgaatttttgggtTCAATCTAACATAGACTAAACAGGATTAAAGTCACTAAACTGTCTTTCACTTCTCTAAAACCGTCAAATTGCCATAAATGGCAGTTTCCGATCACCGACAACAAAACGATGGCCGATCTCCAGAACTACCAGAGGTCATTGTCCTCAATGCACCGCTAATTCTCACAATGTTCGAGGACCAATTGTCCAGTAAGTTTCATCTTCTGAAAGCTTTGGACTCAGAGCTTCCTCTGCATCAGTTCTTGGCCGTCAATGCCCAATCTGTGCGGGCTATGCTCTGCACCGTCAACGGGCCTCCGGTCACCGCCGACATTCTCCAGCTTCTCCCTTCTCTCAGGCTTATCGTCACCACCACCGCCGGCATCAATCACATTGATGTGTCAGAGTGCCGGAGCCGCGGAATCTCGGTGGCCAATGCCGGAGATGTGTTTTCTGCGGATTGTGCGGACTATGCGGTCGGATTGTTGATTGATGTACTGAGGAAGATTTCGGTTGCCGATCGGTACGTTAGGAAAGGGCATTGGGCTAATCTTGGGGATTTCCCTCTTGGATCTaaggtatttttcttaattctttttgtttgtttccatGGAAAATGTATTTTCAGGGATAAGAAAATTTTcttcagagaaaaaaaatatatatatatttgagcttaaatttacaaattgaggtcagaattttttaaaaaatagaaatagtaaaaattaattttttttttttttttaaaaaaaaagtagttgtCAGTTTATCACCATTTAGATTTTTAGAAGCTTACATCATTCTCTGTACTTCATTCataatagtttatatatataattttaattttaattttaattttaatttcgaAAATTAGTTGATCATATACGTTGCTAGCCACACATATCAGAGATTTAATCCCAATTtcaggtaataataataataataacgataataaaagAATCTGCATTTTGGGTTTCAACTCATTTTGTAGTGAGTGATTGGTATTTTATTCCCATTAGGACAACTAAATCAAAGAATTAATTCATGAAAATATGAACCGGCCATGGTGGTGAATTTGTTCAAGCAAGCTTGTGATTGCCATGTAAGTTCATCATTGATGATTAATGGTAATACAACAGTTGCGAGGAAAGCGAGTTGGGATTGTCGGGTTGGGAAGAATTGGCATACAAGTTGCCAAAAGGCTTGAGGCCTTTGGCTGCAGCATCTCATACAActcaaggaagaagaaagactTTGTTGAATACCCTTTTTATGCAAATGTTTGTGAACTTGCAGCTGATATGGATGTCCTCATCATATGTTGTGCACTAACTGATCAAACCCGCCACATGATCGATAGAAAGGTCTTGTTGGCACTGGGAAAGGAGGGGGTGATTGTGAATATAGGAAGAGGAGCCATTGTCAATGAGAAGGAAATGGTGGAATGTTTGGTTCATGGAGAGATTGGAGGTGCTGGTTCGGATGTGTTTGAGAATGAGCCTGATGTTCCTAAAGAGCTCTTTGAACTGGAAAATGTTGTGCTTTCACCACATTTGGCCATTTTTTCCCCTGAATCTTTGGAGGATTCGCGTGATCTTGTGATTGCAAATTTGGAGGCTTTCTTCTCAAATAAACCTCTACTCTCTCTGCAGGatccctttttttaaaaacaatgtaTAAGTGATCATTTGACAATGGATTCCGTTTTATGGTAATGGCCCACATAATGGAAGACAGatattaactaaatataattttaaattttaaattgctaTTTTATAGCATTTTTTATTGGAATATCGTTGTTAAAGTTTGACATTAACAATGGAATCTGAACtcatatcaatatcaaattttaaaaattgacaaTGCCAAAATGGTATCTACACTGGAGTTGCTCTTGCTGGAAAGCATTAATTGTAAGGCACGTCAGTCAtgtgaaaaaattatattctccTTGCACCGCATCTAAGTTCGAATATGTTACGATTGGAGTGGACTCAATACTTATAGAGTTGTCTCTACATTTATCGATTCTTATGtgtgaagaataaaaaagaattttctGTTCAAAACCTctccaaagaagaaaaatggcaaAGTTACTGTTTATTTGAGATAGatgttgaatttgaatttccataataattataaaaaataaaaaacaacaacaacaacaaattaaaacaattttgcCCGAATGCTAACAGCATCTTACGAGGAAACCTAACTTGAAATATCAAAGTGTCATCAACAGTATATACAACTGTCAATCCTCTgtttcagcaaaaaaataaaaataaaaaaaggaaaagaatgcCAATGCTCTAATAATATGTTTACTCTTGTTGTCTTCGAATGGATTCACTTCAATAGCATCCGAGTCATGTTTTTGTAGTGGTTAATTGGTGATTTAAATGTTGTCTACTATccacaattttcaattttgttgatAGTTTTTCTTTCCTGCTTTTCACTATTGATGCCCTTATACGCATAAAATTTGCCTTCTTATATGTCATTATGATAAGAAATATCTGCACTTTCCGAGTTAGTGCCCAACTGCTTTCACAAGAATTTTCTTCATTCAacaacatccttggcaaatgctgcCCTACAAATTATATAGTCCCCTCTTACAAATTTCACTCTCaacaaacaataacaaaataaccAAATTGGATAACAAAAAACAGTTATGAGCTATGAGCTATGACTCTTCAAAAAAGTCTCAATGCTACCCTGGCATAACAAAATCCTTAAGCCAGCGTGGTCTCGTACGTTTCCTAACTTCACGAAGCATGCCTGACTTCCCTTTGAGCTT is a window from the Ziziphus jujuba cultivar Dongzao chromosome 11, ASM3175591v1 genome containing:
- the LOC107432644 gene encoding glyoxylate/hydroxypyruvate reductase HPR3, with product MAVSDHRQQNDGRSPELPEVIVLNAPLILTMFEDQLSSKFHLLKALDSELPLHQFLAVNAQSVRAMLCTVNGPPVTADILQLLPSLRLIVTTTAGINHIDVSECRSRGISVANAGDVFSADCADYAVGLLIDVLRKISVADRYVRKGHWANLGDFPLGSKLRGKRVGIVGLGRIGIQVAKRLEAFGCSISYNSRKKKDFVEYPFYANVCELAADMDVLIICCALTDQTRHMIDRKVLLALGKEGVIVNIGRGAIVNEKEMVECLVHGEIGGAGSDVFENEPDVPKELFELENVVLSPHLAIFSPESLEDSRDLVIANLEAFFSNKPLLSLQDPFF